In one Candidatus Scalindua japonica genomic region, the following are encoded:
- a CDS encoding type II secretion system protein GspD, with protein MVRTVLNSKNYRLIKNGALHGIHNNEFLNDLNIEISPDDSKNVYLYRLQYESSENLKSLLNDVFPEITITENRSINVLIIKASIEDYQKVKDVIKTFDKRPKQVLVEFTIMEVTLNDALQYGVEYFFNTNNNRGGQVSLLTEGITSLTSGLAGKGLKAFTFHRDVNSFITILNSESKVEILSKPHVLVQDGQSSVIKIGRSEPIRKGTSVSANGLRAENIEYRDVGVLLNVKVDVEENNVVKLYLNQEISDIIQTVQNPLIDSPSFTKNSLEMTTLINDGQKIYVGGLMENSINKKVRKIPLLGDIPYLGKIFRSEDINKTKTELILLLSVEILFNEKDFEDQKLKFVRKI; from the coding sequence ATGGTTCGTACTGTTCTAAATAGTAAAAACTATCGACTTATAAAAAACGGTGCATTACACGGGATTCATAACAATGAATTCTTGAATGATCTTAATATAGAAATCTCGCCAGATGATTCAAAAAATGTGTATCTCTATCGCCTGCAATATGAAAGCTCTGAAAATCTTAAATCCTTACTGAATGATGTCTTCCCGGAAATTACAATTACTGAAAACAGAAGTATCAATGTATTAATCATTAAGGCCAGTATAGAAGATTATCAAAAAGTTAAAGATGTAATTAAAACATTTGATAAACGTCCAAAGCAAGTACTGGTCGAATTTACTATTATGGAAGTTACCTTAAATGATGCTCTTCAATATGGTGTCGAGTACTTCTTTAACACGAACAATAATAGAGGCGGTCAAGTGTCATTATTAACAGAGGGAATAACGTCTTTAACATCTGGTCTTGCCGGTAAAGGTCTCAAGGCTTTTACTTTTCATAGAGATGTAAACTCTTTCATTACCATTCTAAATTCTGAAAGCAAGGTAGAGATACTTTCTAAACCTCATGTATTAGTCCAGGACGGACAAAGCTCAGTAATTAAAATTGGCAGGTCTGAACCTATAAGAAAAGGGACTTCTGTCTCTGCTAATGGTCTACGAGCTGAAAATATTGAATATCGTGATGTTGGAGTTTTACTAAACGTCAAGGTTGATGTCGAAGAAAACAACGTTGTTAAATTATATCTAAATCAAGAAATCAGTGACATTATTCAAACTGTTCAAAATCCTTTGATTGACTCACCATCGTTTACTAAAAACTCACTTGAAATGACTACATTGATTAATGACGGACAGAAAATTTATGTCGGTGGTTTAATGGAGAACTCGATAAATAAGAAAGTCAGAAAAATACCGCTTCTTGGTGATATCCCCTATCTTGGAAAAATATTCAGGTCTGAGGATATCAATAAAACTAAAACAGAGTTGATATTGCTCTTATCTGTAGAAATTCTCTTTAATGAAAAGGACTTTGAAGACCAGAAGCTTAAATTTGTGAGGAAAATATAA
- a CDS encoding zonular occludens toxin domain-containing protein has product MAIRLIQGKIGSGKTYYAVNHVLKSYYTWSDELDSWVPKEKNVDVRVYTNIKNMKLGEDLDKFITDTGGLSSFFDNKYQETFCMNSNVIYIIDEAQSGNYFHRKYYDVNVFLFFQMHRHLGCDIYLITQDVRCLARELQQLAEYVIKAVRRSNSIGKSFTYKFYSGDECFKTKRIKQDQKVFGMYRSMIIGEGEKIKSIPFKHILIFVGLVVCAGLIFRFGFMKIFHNMNKHNIRTPVSVIDDVQKPQLEQKKLETDNNHMYRIIGIIDGHYVVQTPKGLQKVKINKSSRKNVRDEIKIEKL; this is encoded by the coding sequence ATGGCTATAAGATTAATTCAAGGCAAAATAGGTTCCGGTAAAACGTACTATGCGGTCAACCATGTTTTAAAATCTTATTACACATGGTCTGATGAATTAGACTCTTGGGTTCCTAAAGAAAAAAATGTTGATGTGAGAGTCTATACAAATATCAAGAATATGAAACTTGGTGAAGACCTGGACAAATTTATTACTGATACTGGTGGACTATCATCTTTTTTCGACAATAAATACCAAGAAACTTTCTGCATGAACTCTAACGTTATTTATATTATTGATGAAGCGCAGAGTGGCAATTATTTTCATCGTAAGTATTATGATGTAAATGTGTTTCTTTTCTTCCAGATGCATCGTCATTTGGGTTGTGATATATATTTAATCACTCAAGACGTCCGTTGTCTGGCAAGAGAGCTTCAACAGCTTGCAGAGTACGTAATAAAAGCAGTAAGACGTTCTAATTCTATTGGTAAGAGTTTTACCTATAAGTTTTATTCTGGTGATGAATGCTTTAAGACAAAAAGAATAAAACAAGATCAAAAGGTCTTTGGAATGTACCGTTCAATGATAATAGGTGAAGGCGAAAAGATTAAAAGTATTCCCTTTAAACATATTCTAATCTTTGTTGGTTTGGTTGTATGTGCCGGATTGATTTTTCGATTTGGTTTTATGAAAATCTTTCACAATATGAATAAGCACAATATTCGGACTCCTGTGTCTGTTATTGATGATGTTCAGAAACCCCAACTAGAACAGAAAAAATTAGAGACGGACAATAACCACATGTATAGAATCATTGGTATTATTGATGGTCATTATGTTGTTCAGACCCCTAAAGGATTACAAAAAGTAAAGATCAATAAGTCTAGTAGAAAAAATGTACGTGATGAAATTAAAATCGAAAAATTATAG